The Spiroplasma endosymbiont of Crioceris asparagi genome contains the following window.
ATGCTCTTGATTTGGGTAATTCAAGCACAATTATTTGTTTAAATGTGTCTTCTTTAAGTATTTTTTTAGATAGTTTTTCAATCGCATTAAGTGATGTTCTTTGTGATGCTCCAATTACTAGTGTGTCAGCATTTAAGACCATTACATCACCACCCTCAATGTTATCTTTTGAATCTCTTTCATATCATAGTGGGGTATCTTTAAAATCTTTGTGGTATTTGAAAACATATTCTGGAAATATGGTTTCACGATTTCTAGTAACACTTCACATATGATTTAAAATAATTCCCTTTCCAGAAGATGCAAATGGATCTCTTTGAAATAAAGTGTTTGGTAATGGGTCTGTAATAAATGGATAATCTTCTTTATTTGAAGTGTCTAAATCTATTTTCATAGTTCCCCCAATCATTTCATTTACCATTTCCAAATTAGGCATTTTTGTAATAAATTCTAAATATTGTTGTTTTCATTTTTTATCAATATTTGCTTCTTCTACAAATTTATTAATAAATTCACTCCTGATTTCTGGATTTTGTTCTATGGTTTCTGCCATTAATTCTTCAATGTAATAAACTTTAACTCCGTTTGCTTTTAAAACTGAGGCAAAATTATCATGTTCTTGACGAGCAATTTTTAAAAATGGAATGTCATCAAATAACAATCTTTCTAATAATTCTGGTGTTAAATTTTCAACTTCTTTTCCGGGTCTGTGTAATAAAACAGAATTTAACTTCCCTATTTCTGAATATACTTTAATTTTATTCATATCCTCCTCCTTGTGCGTTATGCACGGTTTTGATATTTTCTTTTCTTTTAATATGGATAATCTATTTATAAATAAATTACCCATACTCTTATTTAACAACAAAAACAAAATAAAAATAGGTTATTTTCCAAAATACCTATTTTTATTGGATAAATTTCCATTTATTATTATTTTAATATTCATAAAAAAATAATGCCTTTTGACATTATTTTTCGTATTTTGTTTTTAACCCTTCAAATCCGTGTTCTTCATATTGTTTAAGTCATCTTCTTAAAGAAGATACACTAATATTTCTTGTCGGTGCAAAACTAATAATTGTTGCTCCTGATTTTTTAAAGTCTTCAATGATTTTTAATTTTTCCTTTGCAACTATAAGCATATAGAACTAATTATTTATTTTGCTTTTCCGTAGCAACCAAACATTTTTGTTAATTCATTGAATGTGTCTTTAATTGCTTGCGCACCAGGTGCCATTAATTTACGTGGATCAAATCCTTTGGCATTGTCATCTAAATCTTTTTTAGCTTCAATATATTTTCTTGTAGCATCTCTAAATGATAATTGTAATTCTGTGTTTACATTAATTTTTGAAATTCCTAAGCTAATTGCTTTTTTAACTTGGTCTTGAGGAATTCCGCTTCCACCATGTAGAACCATAGGCATTTTACATGCATTTTGTAATTCTTCTAATGTTTCAAATGAAAGTGTTTTTCATCATGATGGATATTTACCATGAATATTTCCAATACCAGCAGCTAAAATATCAATACCTAATGATGCCATTTCTTTTGCTTGTTTTGGATCTCCTAATTCACCTTGTCCTACAACACCATCTTCTTCTCCACCAATTGAACCAATTTCTGCTTCAATTGAAACTTCGTATGATTTTGCGAATTCAATTAATTCTTTAGTTTTTTTAATGTTTTCTTCATATGCTAAATGTGAACCATCAAACATAACTGATGAATAACCTGCTTCAATACATTTTTTAGCCATTTCTAATGATTGACCGTGATCTAGATGTAGAGAAACTGGAACAGTAATATTTAAGTCATCTAATAAACCATTAACCATTCCTACGATTGTTTTAACTCCACCCATGTATTTTATTGCACCTTCTGATGTACCAAGAATTACTGGTGTTTTAGATTCTTGTGCAGCTTGTAAAACTGCTTTTGTTCATTCTAAATTGTTAATGTTAAAATGACCAACAGCATATTTATTTTTATGTGCTTCGTTAACCATTTCTTTGGCATTAACTAATTTTTTGTGATATATTTTTGCCATATATTTTCCCCCAATATCTTAATTATATATATTAATTACTAATGTTTATTAACTAATTTAAACTTTTGCTAATTGCTTCTACAAAACCCATGAACAATGGATTTGGTTCATTAATTTTAGAAGTAAACTCTGGATGATATTGACTTCCAATAAAAAATGGATGATCTTTTAATTCGATTATTTCTACTAATTCGTTACCATCATTTATCCCAGAAATTAACATTCCATTTTCAATAAACATTTCTTTATACTTGCTATTAAATTCATATCTGTGTCTATGTCTTTCAATAATAGTATCTTTTTTATAAAGTTCAAATGCTAAAGTGTTTTTGCTAATTTTTGTTGTGTATCCACCAAGTCTTAAAGTACCACCTAAATTTTTACTATTATGATCTTCAATAATATAAATAACAGGATTTTTAGTTTTAGAATCAACTTCTGTTGTATTTGCATCTTTTAAATTTAAAACGTTTCGCGCAAACTCAATTGCTGCCATTTGCATTCCGTAGCAAATTCCTAAATATGGAATTTTATTTTCTCTTGCAAATTTAGCAGCTCATATTTTTCCTTCAGTTCCATCTGAACCAAAACCACCAGGAACCAATATTCCTTTTGAATCTTTTAACAAATCTTTATAATTTTCTTCATTTAAGTTTCTAGCATCGATTCAATTAATTTCAATTTTTTTTCTTTGTCAATATCCACTAATTTTTAAAGATTCTAGAATTGATAAATAGGCATCTTGCAATGCGATGTATTTCCCAACAATTGTGATTGGCACAACATCTTCTGATGCGTTGATATTTTTTACAATTAAATCTCAAGTTTTTGTATTTAATTTTTTTGTATTAATTTTTAATTTTTCACCAATTAGTTTATGAACGCTTTGTCCAATTAAAACTTTAGGAACGTTATAAATTGTTTTTTCATTTTTACACAAAATAATTTCATTTGATCTTAAGTTACATGAACTAGAAAGTTTTTGTTTTATAGATTCTGAAATTTCTTTTTCACTTCTAATTACTAGCATATCTGGTTGAATCCCAATACTTAGCAAACTCTTAATTGAATGTTGTACTGGTTTTGTTTTGTGTTCTCCAGTTGCATTTAAGAAAGGTAACAATGCTACATGAATAAAAAATGTATCTTCACGATTTAAATCATTTTTAATTTGTCTAATAGATTCCAGGAATGGAAGTGATTCAATATCTCCAACTGTTCCCCCAATTTCACAAATAACAATATCATATTTATCAACTCCATTAAATTGATTAATTTTTGATTTTATTAAATCAGTAACATGAGGAATTATTTGAACGGTTTTACCTAAATAATCACCACGGCGTTCTTTTTCTAAAACTTCTTTGTAAATTTTACCGGCACTAAAAGAAGAATATTTGGTAAGGTTAACATTACCAAATCTTTCATAATTACCTAAATCTAAATCTGTTTCAGCACCATCTTCGGTAACGAATACTTCTCCATGTTCAATTGGGTTCATTGTTCCTGGATCTATATTTAAATAAGGATCTTGTTTTTGCAAAAAGACATTTAAACCTGATGATTTAAGAATTGCTCCAATAGAACTAGCTATAATTCCTTTCCCAATTCCTGAAACAACACCACCTGTAATAAAAATATATTTTGTTTTTTTCATTTTTCCCCCAAACAAAAAAGTATGTTAAAACATACTACTAATATTCATCTTCTTCTAAATCATCATCTAGATTAATATCATCACTTTGTAAATCATCATTTAATTCTAGTGTGTCGCTAGCATCGTTAAAATCATCAAATTCTTCTGTTGTTTCAAAATTATCAATATAGTCATATTGTTTTTTAACATCTTCTGATTTTAAGTGTTGTCTTAATCCTCATTTACCTTCACTAGTTAATGCAAATCTATTATCTAAGACTAGGTCGCTGTACAAATCAGCTATTATTTCATTTTTTTGATTATTTGTATCAAGTTTATATTTTGATGAAATCTTTTTTCATATTTCTTCAAATGAAGCACTTCCCTTTAGTTTAAGCAAGTATTCATAAACTATTTCAATTAATGATTCATTCATTTTTGCCTCCAAAATTATATGCTTATTTTATACTATTATTTTTTGCATAAACATACAAATTTAAAATAATATCTTTATTCTTATTTTTTATAATGTTGCTAACTTCTGATAATTTTTGCACATTATTTTTTTGATCAAAAAACAAAATTGGTTTTTCTGTTTCATCATATAAAGTTGCATCTTTATATTTTTTAACTGCAAAATAATATTTATGATCTAATTTAAATTCTTTTTTAAATTTTTCATATTCTTTATTTTCGATATCAAATTCTGCTTCGTGATATTCTCTATTTAAAAGTTTTCATGATAAATCTCTAAGTATTTCATCTTCTTCAAATGCGCATTGTTTAAAAAATTCATACATTGAACCATCATCTAATAATAAAAATTTATCTAGTCTTGTGGGCTTTCCATTAATTGAATCTTCTAAAGCTTCGATCATATTTATTGATTTAAATTTATAATTTTGTTTGCTTAAATCTTTAACTCTTTCTAACCAAAATTCTAAACCATAAAAAAATGCTAATGCTTTTTTGTGCTTATAAATTTGTTTATACATATGATATCTACCTATTAGATAGTCCTCGATTGCTGGGACAAGTTTTTTGTTAAACACAAGTTTATTATTAATAACTTTCGCATTAGAAAGAATAAAGTCAATATCGAATTGTGAATAAGTAACTCCCACAGTTAGTGAATCTCTCATCAAATAATCACATCTGTCAGCATCAAATTGACTTGAAATAATCGAAACTAATAATTCATTTTTATGTGTTCCTTCAATTAAATCCCCAATTTGTTTTGGATCAAGATTATATTTAAGTAATACTTTATTAATTTGTGTGGTATTTGAATTAATAATTTTTGATGAATATTTTTCATGTTCTTCATTCGCAAATGGTTCTCATAAATGAGAAAACGGTCCATGACCAATATCATGCAAAAGACCTGCAGTTTTTAATATCATTTGATCTTGTTCATTAATTTTGCTACTTATTTCTTCATTTTTTAAAAACTTTGTCACAATGTGATATGTTCCTAAGCAATGTGAAAATCTTGAATGTTTAGCAGAAGGGAAAATATATTCAGATGAACCTAATTGAGAAATTCTTCTCAATCTTTGAAACTCGGGACAATTAATTAATTCTCAAATAACATCATCCTTAATATAAATATTTCCGTGAACATTATCTCTAATAAACTTTTCCATTTATACTCCTATAATAGTTTTGATATTATTGATAACTTTTTCTTTACCTAAAATGTAAATAACTTTAGCAAGTTCAGGACCATGTTGTTCATGTGAGGTTAATAACCTTATTGGCATAAATAAGTTTTTGCCTTTAATATTCAACTCAGCACTAATCTCATTAATTATTAATTTAATATTTTCTTCATCATATTTATTTGAATACATAAATTTATTTATCAATAAATTTGAAATCTCTTTATAGTTAAATGTTTCTAAAAGTGTTTTATTTTCGTTAGTTATTTTTGAATCATTAAAGAAAATCTCAATTAAATTATTTATTTGAATTCCATAATCAATTTCTCTTTTAAATGCCAATAACATTATATTAATTTTTTCATCATTATAATTTGAAAAATCAAATTTTTTATAATCAACAAAATTTTTTATAAATTTTAAATACTCTAAATCGTCCATTTTTTTTATTCATTGCTTATTAATTCATTGTAGTTTTTTAATATCAAATGTACTTGGCGATTTAGAAAATCTTTTTTCATCAAACACTTTAATTAATTCTTGATTTGAAAAAATTTCTTGATTAACACTTGGGCTTCATCCTAAAAGCGCAATATAATTAAAAATTGCTTCTGGTAAATATCCATCCTTTTTATATTGAGAAATAAAGAACGCTTGATTGTTACTTCTTTTTGAAAGTTTCTTTTTATTTTCATCCACAATTAAAGTCATGTGTGCAAAAACCGGAACTTCTCAACCCATGACATCATAAATCATTAATTGTTTGGGAGTATTTGAAATGTGTTCTTCACCTCTAATAACATGAGAAATTTTCATATCATAATCATCAACTACTACTGCAAAATTATATGTCGCTACGCCATTTGATTTTACTATCACAAAGTCACCTATATCTGATGAGTTAAACTTAATTTCTCCCCTTACAAGATCATTAATTTTATATTCTTTATTTTCAGGAACTTTAAATCTAATACTATATGATTTATTTTCATTTAAATTTTTTTGAATTTCTTCTGTTGTTAATTTATAACAACTACCAATATATCTTGTTGCGACAATTCCTTTTGCTTTTTGCAATTCTTTTTGTTCTTCTAGTTCTACTTCAGTACAAAAACATTTATATGCCATTTTTTTATTAATTAAAATTTCAGCAATTTGTTGATAATCATCTAATTTTTCTGATTGTTTATATTTTCCATATTTTTTATTAGGATTAAACAAACTTTCATCTGGAATAATTGATAATCATTTTAAATTATCAAATTGAGATTCAATTGCCCCTTCAACATTGCGATCAAAATCAGTGTCTTCAATACGTACTATAAAACTACCATTTTTATTTTTTGCGAACAAAAAATTCATTAGAGCAGTTCTTGTGTTTCCTATATGTAAATAACCTGTTGGTGATGGCGCATAACGTAATCTAATATTTTTCATTTGAACCTCTAATATTTATTAATTATATAATAACTAATTTTAAAACAAAAAAACCGCACAAGCGGTTTTTGTTATCTTTTTGTTGATGAAGCCATCCTTAAATAGGTATGACGAACACCTCTAATTGCAATGCTATAAGTTTTAATATTTTCTGGCAATGCTAAACCAGGAAATCCGGTATCACCAATATGATGCATATCTGCACCTGCCATTTTTGCATATAAAGCTATTTGTTTTATAGTTTGCTCATCAGAACCTTCTTGAGAGGTTCCAATAGCAGTTAGTGCTAATTTTCCTAATTTATGAATTTGGTCAATATATTTTTTAGCTTCACATAAATCAATTCCTGGAACTGTCCCTGGTGCGGGAATTAAAATAACATCTGCTCCAGCTTGCGCAAAATCATTAATTTCTTTTTCAGAAATGATTTTTTCATCAACTCCAGCTGAATGCATTTTACCAGCAACAATAATAATTTTATCTTGAAGCTCTTTTTTAATTTCTTTAATTGAATCAATAATTGCAGTTTTACTTATTCCATTTCCTGGATTACCTGTTAAAACTATAAAATCAACGCCCATTTCACAAAGTTTTCTAGCATTATTTTTTGTTGCTAGTCGACCATTTGTAATTGATCAAAATTCATTTTGTTCTTTGTTAAAAAAATTTTTGTCAACTGGTTCTAAATTTACTCCAATAGATCTACCTGTCATTTCTTTTAACTCTTTAATTAAATTATTTTTTTCTATATTATTTGGCATTCCATTTATAGATGGATTTTCTACATCAAATAAATTTAAAAACAAAATATCGGCCCCAAAAGCACAAGCTAGTTCAGAATTTGTAATGGATTGAAGTAACGGTTGAAGTGTAACAATGTTTTCACTAACCAATATTCGACCCTCACTATTTTTAATAGCTTCAATTAAATTTTTACCTTTTGTTGCTTTTATTTCAGAAGCATTCATACTTAAATATCTTTTCATTATTCTACCTATTTATTAAATTTAAATAAACACACATCGCCATCTTTAACGACATATCCTTTTCCTTCTAATCTAATTTTACCTTTATTTTTTAATTCAGCTTCGCTTTTATATTCAAAAAGATCGTCACATGAATAAATTTCTGCCTTTATAAAACCCTTTTCAAAGTCTGTATGAATAATTCCGGCACATTTTGGGGCAGTATAACCTTTTTGAAATTGTCATCCTCTAGCTTCTTGGGGGCCACAAGTAAAATATGTTTGCAATCCTAATTCATTATAAGCTGCTTTTACCAACATTTCTAAACCAGTATTATTTGCACCAACTTCTTTTAAAAACATCATCTTTTCTTCTTTAGATAATTCCGAAATTTCTTCTTCTAATTTAGCACATACCTTTATACAAATTAAGTTGTTATCTTTTGCATATTTTTCTAACTTATTATAATTTTCATTTGTAGTTGTTAAATCTTCTTCAGAAACATTACCCACAAAAATTATTTTTTTATAAGTTAATAATTGAAAGCTTTCAATTATTTCTTGTTCTTCTTCTTTTCAATCTAATTGATTAACCATTTTTGCATTAGCCAAACCAGCTTTTATTTTTTGTAAAATTTCATATTCTTGAACAATTGCTTTTTCTTTTGTGTTTTTTGCTTTTGGAGATAATTTTGCTATTCTTTTTTCAACTGAACTTTCATCAGCATAAATTAACTCAAGTTGAATAGTTTCAATATCTCTTATTGGATCAACATTTCCATCAACATGAGTTATGTCTTTATTATTAAAACATCTAACAACATGACAAATTAAATCTGTTTCCCTAATATTTGATAAAAAGGCATTTCCCAAACCTTCTCCCTTGCTAGCTCCAGCAATTAAGCCTGCAATATCAACAAATTCAATCGTTGGATAAATTGTTTTTTTTGAACTAAAAATTTCCGCCATTTTTTCAAGACGTTCATCTGGAACTTCAACAACTCCTACATTTGGTTTAATTGTTGCAAATGGATAATTTGCAGCTTCAACTCTTGAATTTGTTATAGCATTAAACAACGTTGATTTTCCAATGTTTGGCAATCCAACTATTCCTACTTTTAATCCCATATATACCTACTCATCTAATAAATCTAAAATTTCTAAAATTCTATTTAAATCACTTACACCTATGTAATTTATCTCTATTTTTTTATCGCTTATAACAACTTTTGTGCCTAATTTTTTCATCATTCTTTTTTCAAGATGTTTAACATCGGCATCTTTTTTGTTAATTTTTTTTCTGCCTTTTTTATCTAAAGTTCTAAATTTAACTAAAGCCTCTGCTTGTCTAGCAGATAAATTTTTAGCAATTATTGTATTAAATATTTCTTTTGTTAATTCTTTATTATCAACAATAGTAATCAATGGTCGTGCTTGACCAGTAGAAATTTTTTTACCTAATATTGCTTTTTGAATATAATCAGGTAAATTTAAAAGTCTCATAATGTTGGCTACATATGATCTAGATTTTTTAATTCTTTTAGCAACTTGTTCTTGTGTTAAATTTAATTTTTTAGCCAATTGATTATATGCAATTGCTTCTTCAATGTCTGACAAATCTACTCTTTGAATATTTTCAATAATTGCCAATTCTTCAACTTGTAAATCAGTTAATTCTAAAACAACAACTGATAGCTCTTTTAATCCAGCAACTTTTGCTGCACGAAATCTTCTTTCCCCAGCAACAACTTGATATCTTTCAGAATCAATTTTTTTTACAAGGATTGGTTGAATTAACCCATGCTCTTTTATTGAGTCTGCTAGTTCTTGAATTTGTAATTCATCAAATGTTTTTCTTGGTTGATAAGGGTTAGGAATTAGATTTTTTAATTCAACTACATTTTGTTCTATTTTTAATTTTGGATTATTTCCTATAACATCTAAAATATCTTCGGCATCATTTCCTAATAAGTCACTAATTCCCTTAAATTTATATTTACTATTTGCTGCCATTTTCAATTACCTCTCTTGTAAATTCTAAATATGCTTTTGCCAATTTACTTGATTTATCATATTCATATATTGATTTACCCTCTATGGGTGATTCTGCGATTTTGATTGATCTTGGAATTACCGATTCATAAACTTTTGTTCCAAAAGTTTTTTTAATTTCAGTCAAAACATCGTGACATAACCTTGTTCGTGAGTCAAACATTGTGACCAACACACCTTCAATTAATAAATTTTTATTTGTTGTTAGTTTTATGTTTTTTACAGTTCTCAATAATTGTGCAACCCCATGAAGCGCATAATGTTCAGCTTGAATCGGTATCAATACAGAATTAGAAGCAGATAGTGCATTTATATTTGACAAATTTAAACTTGGCGGGCAATCAATAACAATGTACTCATAATTGTTTTTGATTTTTTCTAATTCGTGTTTTAAAATTAATTTATTTTCGTCATTGTTAGAGATTTGCGAATCTAACATTGTTAGAGATATTGAACTGGGAATTAAATCTAAATTGTTTTTAATA
Protein-coding sequences here:
- the fba gene encoding class II fructose-1,6-bisphosphate aldolase, whose product is MAKIYHKKLVNAKEMVNEAHKNKYAVGHFNINNLEWTKAVLQAAQESKTPVILGTSEGAIKYMGGVKTIVGMVNGLLDDLNITVPVSLHLDHGQSLEMAKKCIEAGYSSVMFDGSHLAYEENIKKTKELIEFAKSYEVSIEAEIGSIGGEEDGVVGQGELGDPKQAKEMASLGIDILAAGIGNIHGKYPSWWKTLSFETLEELQNACKMPMVLHGGSGIPQDQVKKAISLGISKINVNTELQLSFRDATRKYIEAKKDLDDNAKGFDPRKLMAPGAQAIKDTFNELTKMFGCYGKAK
- a CDS encoding arginine deiminase encodes the protein MNKIKVYSEIGKLNSVLLHRPGKEVENLTPELLERLLFDDIPFLKIARQEHDNFASVLKANGVKVYYIEELMAETIEQNPEIRSEFINKFVEEANIDKKWKQQYLEFITKMPNLEMVNEMIGGTMKIDLDTSNKEDYPFITDPLPNTLFQRDPFASSGKGIILNHMWSVTRNRETIFPEYVFKYHKDFKDTPLWYERDSKDNIEGGDVMVLNADTLVIGASQRTSLNAIEKLSKKILKEDTFKQIIVLELPKSRAYMHLDTVFTNIDYDKFIAHPLIFDDENLFKIYKITENKKELLNQSLSELLKELIGKEPIIIKCGGEDKIAAGREQWNDGTNVLTIKPGVVIAYERNHKTISMLKDAGVKVLEVPSSELSRGRGGPRCMSMPIERENI
- the ychF gene encoding redox-regulated ATPase YchF, coding for MGLKVGIVGLPNIGKSTLFNAITNSRVEAANYPFATIKPNVGVVEVPDERLEKMAEIFSSKKTIYPTIEFVDIAGLIAGASKGEGLGNAFLSNIRETDLICHVVRCFNNKDITHVDGNVDPIRDIETIQLELIYADESSVEKRIAKLSPKAKNTKEKAIVQEYEILQKIKAGLANAKMVNQLDWKEEEQEIIESFQLLTYKKIIFVGNVSEEDLTTTNENYNKLEKYAKDNNLICIKVCAKLEEEISELSKEEKMMFLKEVGANNTGLEMLVKAAYNELGLQTYFTCGPQEARGWQFQKGYTAPKCAGIIHTDFEKGFIKAEIYSCDDLFEYKSEAELKNKGKIRLEGKGYVVKDGDVCLFKFNK
- a CDS encoding CTP synthase; the encoded protein is MKKTKYIFITGGVVSGIGKGIIASSIGAILKSSGLNVFLQKQDPYLNIDPGTMNPIEHGEVFVTEDGAETDLDLGNYERFGNVNLTKYSSFSAGKIYKEVLEKERRGDYLGKTVQIIPHVTDLIKSKINQFNGVDKYDIVICEIGGTVGDIESLPFLESIRQIKNDLNREDTFFIHVALLPFLNATGEHKTKPVQHSIKSLLSIGIQPDMLVIRSEKEISESIKQKLSSSCNLRSNEIILCKNEKTIYNVPKVLIGQSVHKLIGEKLKINTKKLNTKTWDLIVKNINASEDVVPITIVGKYIALQDAYLSILESLKISGYWQRKKIEINWIDARNLNEENYKDLLKDSKGILVPGGFGSDGTEGKIWAAKFARENKIPYLGICYGMQMAAIEFARNVLNLKDANTTEVDSKTKNPVIYIIEDHNSKNLGGTLRLGGYTTKISKNTLAFELYKKDTIIERHRHRYEFNSKYKEMFIENGMLISGINDGNELVEIIELKDHPFFIGSQYHPEFTSKINEPNPLFMGFVEAISKSLN
- the gltX gene encoding glutamate--tRNA ligase encodes the protein MKNIRLRYAPSPTGYLHIGNTRTALMNFLFAKNKNGSFIVRIEDTDFDRNVEGAIESQFDNLKWLSIIPDESLFNPNKKYGKYKQSEKLDDYQQIAEILINKKMAYKCFCTEVELEEQKELQKAKGIVATRYIGSCYKLTTEEIQKNLNENKSYSIRFKVPENKEYKINDLVRGEIKFNSSDIGDFVIVKSNGVATYNFAVVVDDYDMKISHVIRGEEHISNTPKQLMIYDVMGWEVPVFAHMTLIVDENKKKLSKRSNNQAFFISQYKKDGYLPEAIFNYIALLGWSPSVNQEIFSNQELIKVFDEKRFSKSPSTFDIKKLQWINKQWIKKMDDLEYLKFIKNFVDYKKFDFSNYNDEKINIMLLAFKREIDYGIQINNLIEIFFNDSKITNENKTLLETFNYKEISNLLINKFMYSNKYDEENIKLIINEISAELNIKGKNLFMPIRLLTSHEQHGPELAKVIYILGKEKVINNIKTIIGV
- a CDS encoding ParB/RepB/Spo0J family partition protein → MAANSKYKFKGISDLLGNDAEDILDVIGNNPKLKIEQNVVELKNLIPNPYQPRKTFDELQIQELADSIKEHGLIQPILVKKIDSERYQVVAGERRFRAAKVAGLKELSVVVLELTDLQVEELAIIENIQRVDLSDIEEAIAYNQLAKKLNLTQEQVAKRIKKSRSYVANIMRLLNLPDYIQKAILGKKISTGQARPLITIVDNKELTKEIFNTIIAKNLSARQAEALVKFRTLDKKGRKKINKKDADVKHLEKRMMKKLGTKVVISDKKIEINYIGVSDLNRILEILDLLDE
- a CDS encoding HD domain-containing protein, whose product is MEKFIRDNVHGNIYIKDDVIWELINCPEFQRLRRISQLGSSEYIFPSAKHSRFSHCLGTYHIVTKFLKNEEISSKINEQDQMILKTAGLLHDIGHGPFSHLWEPFANEEHEKYSSKIINSNTTQINKVLLKYNLDPKQIGDLIEGTHKNELLVSIISSQFDADRCDYLMRDSLTVGVTYSQFDIDFILSNAKVINNKLVFNKKLVPAIEDYLIGRYHMYKQIYKHKKALAFFYGLEFWLERVKDLSKQNYKFKSINMIEALEDSINGKPTRLDKFLLLDDGSMYEFFKQCAFEEDEILRDLSWKLLNREYHEAEFDIENKEYEKFKKEFKLDHKYYFAVKKYKDATLYDETEKPILFFDQKNNVQKLSEVSNIIKNKNKDIILNLYVYAKNNSIK
- a CDS encoding helix-turn-helix domain-containing protein — protein: MLIVAKEKLKIIEDFKKSGATIISFAPTRNISVSSLRRWLKQYEEHGFEGLKTKYEK
- the rpoE gene encoding DNA-directed RNA polymerase subunit delta; this translates as MNESLIEIVYEYLLKLKGSASFEEIWKKISSKYKLDTNNQKNEIIADLYSDLVLDNRFALTSEGKWGLRQHLKSEDVKKQYDYIDNFETTEEFDDFNDASDTLELNDDLQSDDINLDDDLEEDEY
- a CDS encoding ParA family protein codes for the protein MSKIMSISNQKGGVGKTTTAINLACGFAMLGHKTLLIDVDPQFNATSGVGFEIDKFSKTIYEMFLGKEKIENIIVKNIKNNLDLIPSSISLTMLDSQISNNDENKLILKHELEKIKNNYEYIVIDCPPSLNLSNINALSASNSVLIPIQAEHYALHGVAQLLRTVKNIKLTTNKNLLIEGVLVTMFDSRTRLCHDVLTEIKKTFGTKVYESVIPRSIKIAESPIEGKSIYEYDKSSKLAKAYLEFTREVIENGSK